The Reyranella humidisoli DNA segment TCGCCGGCCAGCCGGGCTTCCGCTCGCGATTTGCTTATTCGGACGCGGACTACTTCAACCTGTCGGAACGCGACGCTCGGATTGCAAAGGGACGCGTCGAGAAACCTGCACCTTCCCTGGAGCAGGTCCGCCACGTCATCCTGTCCATGCCATTCGGTGATCCGATCCAGCGCCGCGACCGCGCTTTGGTGGCCTTCATCCTCCTGACCGGTGCACGCGATGGGGCGGTTTCTTCTTTGAAGCTGAAGCACCTCGATTTGACAGAAGGTCGTGTCATTCAGGATGCCCGTGAGGTCGCAACCAAGTTCGGCAAGAGCTTCGATACGTGGTTCTTTCCTGTTGGCGACGACGTTCGCCGGATCGTCGAGGAGTGGGCAGTCTACCTTTCGCAGGAGTTGCTTTGGGGGCCGGACGATCCGCTGTTTCCGGCGACCCGTATCGAAGTTGGCAAAGAACACCATTTCCGGCCGGTGGGTCTGGAGCGCCGCCACTGGACCAGCGCTGGCCCCATCCGCGAAGTGTTCCGCCGCGCCTTCCCGGCGGCGGGCTTGCCCTATTTTTCCCCTCATCGGCTGCGTGACACACTCGTCGCTTTCGCCGAACAGCGCTGCCGCACGCCGGAGGAGTTCAAGGCGTGGAGCCAGAACCTCGGCCACAATCAGGTTCTGACCACGTTCACAAGCTACGGCACCGTGCCACCGACCCGACAGGCTACGATCATCCGGAATTTGGTAGGCGACGGCCGCCCGCCGGATGGGGCGCTGGAAGAAATAGAAGCCTTGCTTGCGAAGTACCGTCGGAGACTGTGACGCGTCTCCACCAAGAATCCGGCTGTTCTGGAGGCGCCTGACATCGGCTTGACCCGACAGCAATAAATTTACATTGTGAAATGTCCATTTCATACTGTAAAGACCAAGACATGTCGAATAAGCCGACCGCCTTTGTGGCCTATCTCCGGGTTAGTACCGCCCGGCAAGGGGAGAGCGGGCTTGGGCTGGAAGCCCAGCGGGCAGCCGTGGAGTTGTTCGCCCGGCAGCATGGCGGGGCTATTGTGGCTTCTTGTGTGGAGGTTGAGACGGGCAAGCGATCTGATCGGCCCGAGTTGGCTAAGGCGCTCTGCGCGGCTCGGAAGGCCAAGGGGACGCTGCTCATTGCCAAGCTAGACCGGCTGGCCCGCAACGTGGCGTTCATTGCCAACCTGATGGACGCGGGCGTCGAGTTCGTGGCCTGTGATCAACCCTTTGCTTCGCGCCTAACGCTCCACATTCTCGCGGCTGTCGCGGAGGACGAGGCGCGTCGGATCAGCGAGCGTACCAGGGCGGCCCTACAGGCGGCCAAGGCGCGTGGCCGAAAGCTCGGAAGCCCGATTGCGGCCCAAACTGTAGCGAGGGCGCGGGCAGCCCGGTCCGCCTACGCGGCCAAGGCCAACGCGACGACGCTGGCTGTTATCCGTGAGGTCCAGAAGAGCGGCGTTTCTTCATTGGCTGGGATTGCGCGGACGCTGGAAGCGAGAGGCGTAAGGACTCCCGCCGGGCGCACCCAGTGGCAACCTGTGCAGGTTTCTCGTTTGCTAGCTGCCTAACCGTCTACGTCTCCCTGAACGGCTTTGGATGGGGTGTCGGACTTCCTAGGTGCGGAACCGCAAATCTGTACCCGAATTTGGAATGTGGACTGAACGGGTAGGACACAGGAGCGGTATTCATCCACGTTTGCTAGCCACCCGCGCTGTGAACTGGATAAATGCATGATGTTGGGCGAGACGGAGGTTTCGGTTGCAGATGCGCCACGCGTCAGCGTCAAACGGGTTGTGCTGGAAGAAGCACGAAAGGACGGTCATTGTGATCTGTCTCGGAGTGATTTTCGCGCCGCAGGAGGCAGCTGCCATAATCAATATGAGCATTTGTGATCCAAGGGCTCCTGGCCGGGGCCTCACCGCAGACCATGAAGACTTAAAGCAATGAACCTGAACCAAATCGCGACGGGGCAGACCCTCGCTGGCGTCGAGGTTAACGAAATTGTTACAGTGGTAGCCGTAGTCCCCCAAGGGGATGCTGCCGTGCAGCTGATCTACCGCACTCCGAATGGCGCGATCAAGGAACGGCTCCTAGGCGCGGCGGACGAGCCACAGATTCAAGCTGCCACAGCGGAGCGGCCCTTCTCATTCGAAGGTAGCGGAGCCGACTTCCAACTGACGTGTGAAGCGAAGCGGATCGACCTTGCTTTTCTGTTCGATCCAATGATGGCGGTTCACACCTCGAACGTCGATCCGCTGCCGCATCAGATCACTGCGGTTTATGAATCACTGCTCCCGCGTCAGCCGTTGCGCTTCGTCCTGGCCGATGACCCCGGCGCGGGAAAGACGATCATGGCCGGGCTCTACATTCGTGAACTCATCATGCGCGCCGACTCGCACCGCATCCTAGTCGTGGCGCCGGGCAGCCTGGTCGAGCAGTGGCGTGACGAGCTATTCGAGAAGTTCGGGCTGGAGTTTCACATCTACACGAGCCTGCTAGAGCAAGCGTCGCCCAGCGGCAATCCATTCGACGATTATCCGAAGCTGATCGTCCGACTGGACCAGCTTTCCCGCAACGAGGAACTTCAGGAGAAGCTCTGCGCTCCCGGTTGGGACCTCGCGATCTTCGACGAGGCGCACAAACTTTCGGCCCACTATTTCGGGTCGAAGGTCGAAAAAACCGGCCGCTTCCGCTTCGCCGAAAAACTCGGGGCGCACACTCGCCACCTCCTGCTGATGACGGCCACGCCGCACAACGGCAAAGAGGAGGACTACCAGCTTTTTCTCTCGCTTCTGGACTCCGACCGCTTCTACGGGAAATTCCGGGATGGGGTCCACAAGGTCGATGCTTCCGATCTCATGCGGCGGATGGTCAAGGAAGAGTTGGTGAAGTTCGATGGCACGCCGCTGTTCCCCGAGCGCCGCGCCTATACGGTCAACTACAAGCTCTCCGATATCGAGTCGGCCCTCTATGAGACCGTTACCGATTACGTCAAGACCGAGATGGGAAAGGCCGATCAGCTGGAAGGCGCGCGCAAAGGATCGGTCGGCTTCGCCTTGACCGCACTCCAGCGCCGTCTCGCCTCCAGCCCAGAAGCTATCTATCAATCCCTCAAGCGACGCAGGGAGAGGCTGGAAAATCGTCTTCGCGACGAAAAGCTCGGAATACGGGGCCGGCAGGTGTTGGCTGAAACGGTTGCCCCGCCGGAAGACGATGACGACCTCGATGCCGCAGAGCAGGAGGGACTTGAAGAAGCGCTGATCGACGAGGCGAGCGCCGCCAAGACGGCGGCGGAACTGGAAGGCGAGATTGTCATCCTTCGCGGATTGGAATCGCAAGCCAAGGCTGTCGTCGCCTCCGGTCAGGATCGCAAGTGGGATGAGCTTTCCAAGATTCTTCAGAACAACCCCGAGATGCGCGATGCCTCCGGACGGCAGCGCAAGATCATCATCTTCTCGGAGCATCGCGATACACTGAATTACCTGAACGCCAAGATCGCAGGTGTTCTCGGCAACCCGGATGCCATCGTGACCATCCATGGCGGCACACACCGGGATGAACGCCGCAAGCGGCAG contains these protein-coding regions:
- a CDS encoding tyrosine-type recombinase/integrase, whose amino-acid sequence is MPTHNPENERIKRRYFAYLKEAKRRGEPSVDGAAKAFSRFETHTKFRDFKAFHREQAIAFKRHLAEQSAVATGKPLSKATLYSTMGALKAFFQWLAGQPGFRSRFAYSDADYFNLSERDARIAKGRVEKPAPSLEQVRHVILSMPFGDPIQRRDRALVAFILLTGARDGAVSSLKLKHLDLTEGRVIQDAREVATKFGKSFDTWFFPVGDDVRRIVEEWAVYLSQELLWGPDDPLFPATRIEVGKEHHFRPVGLERRHWTSAGPIREVFRRAFPAAGLPYFSPHRLRDTLVAFAEQRCRTPEEFKAWSQNLGHNQVLTTFTSYGTVPPTRQATIIRNLVGDGRPPDGALEEIEALLAKYRRRL
- a CDS encoding recombinase family protein, with protein sequence MSNKPTAFVAYLRVSTARQGESGLGLEAQRAAVELFARQHGGAIVASCVEVETGKRSDRPELAKALCAARKAKGTLLIAKLDRLARNVAFIANLMDAGVEFVACDQPFASRLTLHILAAVAEDEARRISERTRAALQAAKARGRKLGSPIAAQTVARARAARSAYAAKANATTLAVIREVQKSGVSSLAGIARTLEARGVRTPAGRTQWQPVQVSRLLAA